Proteins found in one bacterium genomic segment:
- a CDS encoding zinc ribbon domain-containing protein, with the protein MPIYEYLCQDCKKRVSLLILSPSSYGTPKCPDCGSERLERLMSRFRTIRSEESRMERLADPSSFSGVDENDPASVAKWAKKMGKELGDEAGEGFDEMVDETIEEEAHKSTATDGSFE; encoded by the coding sequence ATGCCGATATACGAATACCTCTGCCAGGACTGCAAAAAGCGGGTCAGCCTGCTGATCCTCAGCCCCTCCAGCTACGGAACCCCCAAGTGTCCGGACTGCGGCAGTGAAAGGCTGGAACGGCTGATGTCCCGGTTCCGGACCATCCGGTCCGAGGAGTCAAGGATGGAGCGGCTGGCCGACCCTTCCTCCTTTTCCGGGGTGGACGAGAACGACCCGGCTTCTGTGGCCAAATGGGCCAAGAAGATGGGGAAGGAGCTGGGGGACGAGGCGGGCGAAGGGTTTGACGAGATGGTGGATGAGACGATTGAGGAGGAGGCGCATAAGAGCACGGCCACGGATGGATCGTTTGAGTAG
- a CDS encoding tetratricopeptide repeat protein, with protein MNNLDGWIISNVREARTGGRLEQGIPFAIWQRQWEVCDVTADRQGSEKLARSISSLAETDRSYGSQASYYLSALAVYKANYKEALEFSRQGLEQAVNAGDREGTARMYDQMGEASYHLSDYAGATEYRMKALEIFNQLGQDIKAADVNSDLGLTCWRIGSYAQALEYCRQAQETYEKGNNVRQLIAVKTNIASIYIRMDRIDEAFDLYQQVFELAQSIGDKQKQSSLLNNIGVILLRRGKYQEALSYLQRGVELDRTIGNITGEAAKLNNMAVLEGTLGNHDRALQYLERALKIDLSTGNINGQASKLNNMADLWALKQDYGQALEYSLRTVELSRQINSKDYLSYSLVKNVELCLMLDRLEQAVENGREGIALAVEIGSFSAEMLGYANLANVYLKQGDQEKALEYSDRALDIQRKQKVFEVALDKFFYQRHRILLAAGQKEQARECLETAYKELVKKAEEIQDQEERKKFFTSTDDNRTIIAGWKKMKEDL; from the coding sequence ATGAACAACCTGGACGGATGGATAATAAGCAACGTCAGGGAGGCCCGGACCGGAGGCCGCCTGGAACAGGGCATTCCCTTTGCCATCTGGCAGCGGCAGTGGGAGGTTTGTGATGTGACCGCCGACCGCCAGGGTTCGGAAAAACTGGCCCGGTCCATCAGCAGTTTGGCGGAAACCGACCGGTCCTACGGCTCCCAGGCCAGCTACTATCTTTCGGCCCTGGCCGTATACAAGGCCAATTACAAGGAGGCCCTGGAGTTTTCCCGCCAGGGGCTGGAGCAGGCCGTCAATGCCGGAGACCGGGAGGGGACGGCCCGGATGTACGACCAGATGGGCGAGGCCAGCTATCATCTGTCGGACTATGCCGGCGCCACCGAATACCGGATGAAGGCGCTGGAGATATTCAACCAATTGGGCCAGGACATCAAGGCCGCCGACGTCAACAGCGACCTGGGGCTGACCTGCTGGAGGATCGGCTCGTATGCCCAGGCCCTGGAATATTGCCGCCAGGCCCAGGAAACCTATGAAAAGGGCAATAACGTCCGCCAGCTGATCGCGGTCAAGACCAATATCGCCAGCATCTACATCCGGATGGACAGGATCGATGAGGCCTTTGACCTTTACCAGCAGGTGTTCGAGCTGGCCCAATCAATCGGCGACAAGCAGAAACAGAGCAGTCTGCTGAACAACATCGGCGTCATCCTGCTGCGGCGGGGGAAATACCAGGAAGCCTTGTCCTACCTGCAGCGGGGGGTGGAGCTGGACCGGACCATCGGCAACATCACCGGCGAGGCCGCCAAGCTGAACAACATGGCGGTGCTGGAGGGGACCCTGGGAAATCATGACCGGGCCTTGCAGTACCTGGAGAGGGCTCTAAAAATAGACCTTTCCACCGGCAACATCAATGGACAGGCTTCCAAATTGAACAATATGGCGGACCTGTGGGCGCTGAAGCAGGATTACGGCCAGGCCCTGGAGTACAGCCTTAGGACCGTGGAACTGAGCCGGCAGATCAATTCCAAGGATTACCTGAGCTATTCCCTGGTAAAGAACGTGGAACTGTGCCTGATGCTGGACCGGCTGGAGCAGGCCGTGGAAAACGGGCGCGAGGGGATAGCCCTGGCCGTAGAAATAGGAAGTTTTTCGGCCGAGATGCTGGGTTACGCCAACCTGGCCAATGTTTACCTTAAGCAGGGGGACCAGGAAAAGGCTTTGGAATATTCGGACCGGGCGCTGGACATCCAACGGAAACAAAAAGTATTTGAGGTGGCCCTGGATAAATTCTTCTACCAGCGCCACAGGATACTGCTGGCGGCGGGCCAAAAGGAGCAGGCCCGGGAATGCCTGGAAACGGCATACAAAGAGTTGGTTAAAAAGGCCGAGGAGATCCAGGACCAGGAAGAAAGAAAAAAGTTCTTCACCAGCACCGACGACAACCGCACCATCATAGCCGGCTGGAAAAAGATGAAGGAAGACCTGTAA
- a CDS encoding sulfite exporter TauE/SafE family protein, whose protein sequence is MMIWLGYALLGAVAGVFSGLLGIGGAILMIPALVYIFKFSQQQAQGTSIATLLLPIGLLAAWKYYSAGHVNVKAAALMAGGFFFGGLLGAVLAEKIPGVWLQRSFGFFLLIIAVKMILVK, encoded by the coding sequence ATGATGATCTGGCTGGGATACGCTTTGCTGGGGGCCGTGGCCGGGGTTTTCAGCGGATTGCTGGGAATAGGCGGGGCCATTTTGATGATCCCGGCCCTGGTTTACATCTTCAAATTCTCCCAGCAGCAGGCGCAGGGAACTTCAATTGCCACCCTGCTTCTGCCCATCGGGCTGCTGGCGGCCTGGAAATACTATTCGGCCGGACATGTAAATGTCAAGGCGGCGGCGCTGATGGCCGGAGGGTTCTTCTTCGGCGGGCTGCTGGGGGCGGTGCTGGCCGAAAAGATCCCCGGGGTCTGGCTGCAGCGGTCGTTCGGTTTTTTCCTGCTGATCATTGCGGTCAAGATGATACTGGTGAAATGA